The sequence TGCAGAGGTTAACACTCCGTAGGTAAAGTACCCTGCTACTGTATCTGCTAATTTTTGAACTGGTGCTTTTCGCGTTTGCGCTGCTTCTACCAAAGCAACAATCTGGGCAAGTGTCGTGTTTTTTCCCGTCCGAGTTGCCTGTAACGCAATTGTTCCTGTTTGGTTTATTGTCCCAGCAGCGACCTGATCTCCAGATTGCTTACTAACAGGCATGGCTTCTCCAGTCAACATTGATTCATCAACTGTTGTTCTGCCAGAAACGACTTCACCATCAACGGGAATTTTGTCTCCTGGTAAAACTTGTAACCATTCTCCTACCCGTACGCGATCAGCAGGAATTTCAACACTCTTATATCCTGTAGTTGTTGTCGGATCGGCAATCAATCGGGCAACTTGCGGTTGCATTGCGAGTAATTCGCGAAAAGCTGATGCTGCACGTCCACGGGCTTGTTGCTCTAATGTTCTACCCAACAAGATAAAGCCCAATAGCATCACGGGTTCATCAAAAAAGCAGTCCCAACCTAGTTGTGGAAAAAGAAGTGCTACTAAACTTGCGCTATAAGCCGTTAGCGTTCCTAATCCGACTAAGGTGTTCATGTTGGGTGCGTTGCGTCGCAGACCCTGCCAGCCATTGAGTAAGATCGGGCGTCCTGGTCCAATTAGTGTTGCAGTTGCTAAACCAAAGTGCAGCCAAATGTTGTGTAACATTGGTGGCGCAGGCAAACCCCATTCACTGAAATGCCCCAAGCTAGACAAGATAAGCAGAATGCTAGCAACAATCAACTGTTTAAGCGCTGATTGCATTTCCTGCTGGTGTCGTGATGGTTCGACAACACTATTATCAGGTTCTCCCTGAGCATAACGTGGTTGGGTGGGAAACCCAGCTGCTGTTAAATTCTCAGCAAGTTTTAGTGCATCAACAGCACCTGCGGTACATTCAACAACAGCAACTTCCGTGACCAAATTGACACACGCAGACAGTACACTTTGATTTTGTGTTAACTGATTTTCAACAACCTTGACACAGCCAGCACACTTCATCCCTTGGATATCCAGCGTGATGGTTTCTATCGCTTGAGGTTTGCTATTGGGTAAGGGCTGCGACGACTCGATTTTTGGGACAAGTTGCATACAGAGTTGGCTATCAACACATCACCACTGTAGCGTTTAGGCAAGAGGTAACGGTAATAAAAGTTAGAACTTAGGAAATTCGGAGAAGTTCTACATCAAAAACGAGAGTTGCGTTAGGAGGGATAACTCCACCTGCACCACGCGCACCATAACCGAGTTCGGGAGGAATGATTAATTGACGACGTCCGCCGACTTTCATTGTACTTAGTCCTTCGTCCCAACCTTTAATAACTTGTCCAGCACCGAGTTTGAAGCTAAACGGGCGATTGCGATCGCGCGAACTATCAAATTTACTACCGTTTTCAAGAGTTCCGGTGTAGTGAACTACGACTGTTTGTCCCGCTGTAGGTGTTGCACCGTCGCCTTCTTGGATATCAATGTATTTAAGCCCAGAGGGTGTTGTGACAACGTTTTCGTCAGACATCATGTTGTTATTCGCTAAAGTATCTACGGTATTCGTGTTGCTTGGCGCAACGATTTCTTTGATTGGTTGATTTTGTGTGAGTTTTTCTGCGATCGCAGCAGGTGAATTGCTAAACTGTGTTACTACCAAAACTACAAGGCAAACAATTACGAAACTCAAGCTGATTAGAATTTCTCTCAAAAGTCAGTCCTCCATCAGCAACAATACATACAATAAATTCAGCCACTTTACGTGTTCTAGTTTAGGTCAAAACCAGCCATTAACTTTGAGCTGTCACCTAAACCTGATAGAGAAATTTGAGGGTTTGAGACAATGTCAAGATTTATTAAAGGAAAATCCAATCGAGTAAGTTTGGTTAAACCTGCTACTGAAGCAACTTACTATTGATTGTGTGTTCTATTGCTAAAATTAACTTGAGTTTGAGTGCGATTTCAATATTAATGGTACTACATTCCGCGCCACATCTTATTTTCTAGATCGCGTACTTGGCGCTCTAAGCGATCAATCCGTCCGCGCAACTCATCCATTTCAGCTTGGCGAGGGACACCCAAGTCTTGTAGCATATTACGCATTTGACGCTGCATCTGCTCTTCAACATTACCTTGTTCTGACTTGAGTTGTTGCATCAAGTTGTCGATGAATTCTTTAGCCTGATCTGGGCGAAGTTTGCCGTCTCTTACCAGTTCATCACTTACTTCCCGCAGCTTTTCTGCTACCAATGAGGTTGTGCCTATACCAACCATTAATAGCTGTTTAATCCAGTTGTTGCTTTCCATGCTATCTTGCAGTATCTAATCAATAAAATGAAGTGGAACGTTAAGGTTCAGGGATGAGTTGCTTCAAGAATATAACTTTGATACTAATTTATCGCTCGTCATCAGATTAAAGAAAATTATTTCTCTGACCTTTGACCATCGTTTGCTAAAGCTATGCTTGAAGCGTAAACCCTAAGCGCTTGTAGTTATATTGTGGCAAATTTACAGCTGCGCTTATAGCTACTGCAAGATAGAAAATAGCTAAAATGGTGATTGAGTTCCTTAAGTGTCAAGTAAACCCAGATTTGCGCGAGCACTATTTACAAGTAGATGCAGAAGTTTGGACGAAAGCTTTGGCTAAGTGTCCTGGATTTCTAGGCAAAGAAGTTTGGCTAAATCCAGAAGAAGCATCAGAAGTTGTTTTAGTCATTCGCTGGGCAACAAAAGAAGATTGGAAATCTATTTCTGAAGAGTTGCTTCGTCAGACAGAACAAAAATTTGCGCAACAAATCGGTAGCACTTATCAAATTGTATCTGCTGAGTACCAGGTTTATCAAAAAGGGGTGAGGAGCGAGGGATGAGGGGTGAGGAAGAATAAATCTTTTACTCAAACACTTAAAGCATCTTGAAATACCTGCCAATCATTAGCGATCGCTGTTCCTTGTTGACTATTAACTTTACTACAAGCAATGCCACATTGTCCTCGTTGTCATCAATCGGTTGATGCACAAGCTGTTAGCTGTCCTTTTTGCCGTACACCACTTAAAGCATATGGACATCCAGGAATTCCTTTACACCGTGCTACTGAAGATACTTATTTGTGTGATAGCTGTACCTACCACCTAGACGATACATGTAATTTTCCACAGCGCCCTTTTGCAAAAGAGTGTACGCTTTACCAAGATGTGACACAAGCTCAATTGAAAGCATCACAGCAACAGTATAAAAGAAGCTTTGGTGCTCATTTCCGTAGCTGGCTTAAACAATACCAATTTTGGCTATTGATTCTCGGTTTACTCTTGCTGAGTTTTTTGATTGCCTTGTAAATTAGGATGAGGTAATAGGTCAAAATTCAAAACTAATTATTAGCCACTAGTAACTAACCACTTACCCCTCGTTATGATTTCCCGAATCTTTTGTGCGGTTGCAGGTGCGAGTAAAACTCCATTGCGGTAGTGTCCAGTCGCAAACAGAATATTGCTAAGATTATGCAATTCAATCACTGGTGCTGGGCGTCCTTCAGGGCGCGGACGTAAACCTGACCA is a genomic window of Gloeocapsopsis sp. IPPAS B-1203 containing:
- a CDS encoding FKBP-type peptidyl-prolyl cis-trans isomerase; protein product: MREILISLSFVIVCLVVLVVTQFSNSPAAIAEKLTQNQPIKEIVAPSNTNTVDTLANNNMMSDENVVTTPSGLKYIDIQEGDGATPTAGQTVVVHYTGTLENGSKFDSSRDRNRPFSFKLGAGQVIKGWDEGLSTMKVGGRRQLIIPPELGYGARGAGGVIPPNATLVFDVELLRIS
- a CDS encoding phasin family protein, which encodes MESNNWIKQLLMVGIGTTSLVAEKLREVSDELVRDGKLRPDQAKEFIDNLMQQLKSEQGNVEEQMQRQMRNMLQDLGVPRQAEMDELRGRIDRLERQVRDLENKMWRGM
- a CDS encoding TIGR03792 family protein, with the translated sequence MVIEFLKCQVNPDLREHYLQVDAEVWTKALAKCPGFLGKEVWLNPEEASEVVLVIRWATKEDWKSISEELLRQTEQKFAQQIGSTYQIVSAEYQVYQKGVRSEG
- a CDS encoding zinc ribbon domain-containing protein — its product is MPHCPRCHQSVDAQAVSCPFCRTPLKAYGHPGIPLHRATEDTYLCDSCTYHLDDTCNFPQRPFAKECTLYQDVTQAQLKASQQQYKRSFGAHFRSWLKQYQFWLLILGLLLLSFLIAL